In the Glycine max cultivar Williams 82 chromosome 19, Glycine_max_v4.0, whole genome shotgun sequence genome, TCACATCCCAGATCCAAGGGTTGATCCTTCTCAATATCGTGATTTAGTACATTATTGGTGTTCTGAGAAAGGACAGGTATACATGACAATGTCACCAACCTTTTGCTAacataacaattatatattatatgtttatttttattattgactttttatatttgttggatatagAAAATAAGCAACATCAACAAAAGGAGCCGCTCAAAATATGAGGACTTGCATTGCATGGGAACCAATAATCTTCCAAGACGGATTCATGAGatggtttgtcttttttatattttttttttattaaattgctTAATACAAATaggatgattgatttttttaactaatgttaTGCTACAAAGCCTAAGGGAGTGCAACCTTCTAGGGCAGAAATTTATATTGACACTCGAACTCGAAAAGATGGAAGCATTGTTACTAAAAAGGCTGCTattgtaagaattttaatttttatttcaatactttttctttgttttgctcAATTTTCTAATAGAAGGTTATGGGGTGAGGGGGAGTAACTAATGCGGAGATGAATTTTGTTTAGTGATATTGAAGTATTCAGGATATTGAtgtatgataataatttataaggtGTATTTATGTAGGatgaactaaaaaagaaaatggttgaAGCAGAGAGTTCGCAAAATTTACAAAGCACCCAAGATTCTACTGATTGGACAAATGATATATATTCAAAAGTCAAAGGACCTGAAAAAAGAGGACGTGTGCGTTGTCTTGGCAAGCTTCCACATCAAGCAAGTTCATCTCAAAGCTCTTATACAAACAATAGAATTCAAAAGTTGGAGAATTTGCTTGGAAATCTTGTAGTTGTGCTTAAAGTACGATTTGCAGAAGATCCACAAATTAATCAAGTCTTAGAAGCTATAGATCAAGAGGTATGAATTTATAATTCTACTTATTCAA is a window encoding:
- the LOC106797351 gene encoding uncharacterized protein, producing the protein MLDVWDLPDGEFILVEVDHWGNPMGWEGKTLLNAIGSLVRRHQCAPINFLSWKDMPKDYITDMVELIQSKFRFVPELTEQTKKILIDDMSLKWRQFKYELKSKGYNESKTKEEMIAHIPDPRVDPSQYRDLVHYWCSEKGQKISNINKRSRSKYEDLHCMGTNNLPRRIHEMDELKKKMVEAESSQNLQSTQDSTDWTNDIYSKVKGPEKRGRVRCLGKLPHQASSSQSSYTNNRIQKLENLLGNLVVVLKVRFAEDPQINQVLEAIDQEV